The following proteins are encoded in a genomic region of Vibrio tasmaniensis:
- a CDS encoding multicopper oxidase family protein, protein MDISRRKFIQSSLAISALTVLPACSMKRSVDEQGKYVYDLTAEPSMAELVAGFDTNVLAFNGQIPAPTIRCRQDEKVTIRFTNKLSEPTTIHWHGLRIPIEMDGVPFLSQPPIMPGETFIYEFTPPDAGTFWYHPHMNSVKQLGMGLVGLIIVEESTPVQFDEEHALMLKHWHIDQKGQWKDLMIPRLSARMGTPGEWSSVNGVHEPVYQLKQYAATRLRIANVDNTITYPIAIEGAEAWVIAIDGNPVKKPYKLTQHKIGPGMRVDIGLIAPKTGERVNVLQMKGRFPFSLCEFEVVDSAFTQKRVLPLLPLNPVPNLDLANAEEIDFVFEWEGAVSPVSKDGKSMPKFWLTNKRAWEGMSKDSIPEPLATLDLGKTYIFDLKNVTQYHHPIHIHGHTFTVLELDGKKIEEPFHTDTVLLGRNGRAKAAFVADNPGRWMYHCHVIEHMKTGLMGYIEVK, encoded by the coding sequence ATGGATATTTCCCGTCGTAAGTTTATTCAATCATCCCTCGCTATATCTGCACTAACAGTCCTACCTGCTTGTTCAATGAAGCGGTCTGTTGATGAACAAGGAAAGTATGTTTATGACTTAACTGCTGAACCTTCAATGGCTGAGTTAGTCGCGGGATTTGACACCAATGTTTTAGCCTTTAATGGTCAGATTCCGGCTCCGACGATTCGATGTCGACAGGATGAAAAGGTCACAATTCGTTTTACGAATAAGTTATCAGAACCGACGACTATCCATTGGCATGGTTTAAGAATTCCTATCGAAATGGATGGAGTTCCCTTCTTAAGTCAGCCACCGATCATGCCAGGTGAAACATTCATTTATGAGTTTACGCCGCCAGATGCTGGCACATTTTGGTATCACCCACATATGAATAGCGTTAAACAACTTGGTATGGGTTTGGTTGGGCTAATTATCGTAGAAGAAAGTACTCCAGTGCAGTTTGACGAAGAACATGCATTGATGCTGAAGCATTGGCATATCGATCAAAAGGGTCAATGGAAAGACTTAATGATTCCCCGACTCAGTGCTCGTATGGGCACTCCTGGTGAGTGGAGTAGCGTTAATGGAGTTCATGAACCTGTATACCAGTTGAAGCAGTATGCAGCGACTAGACTGCGTATTGCTAATGTCGATAATACGATCACTTATCCTATTGCTATCGAAGGGGCTGAGGCATGGGTGATTGCCATCGATGGTAACCCTGTGAAAAAGCCTTACAAACTGACTCAACATAAAATCGGCCCAGGGATGCGCGTGGATATTGGACTGATCGCTCCTAAAACTGGTGAGCGAGTTAACGTTCTCCAAATGAAGGGACGTTTCCCATTTTCTTTGTGTGAATTTGAAGTCGTAGATTCAGCATTTACTCAAAAGCGAGTGTTGCCATTATTACCATTGAATCCAGTACCTAACCTAGATCTTGCTAATGCTGAAGAGATCGATTTTGTGTTCGAGTGGGAAGGCGCGGTATCACCAGTATCTAAAGATGGGAAGTCGATGCCTAAATTTTGGCTTACTAATAAAAGAGCATGGGAGGGGATGAGCAAAGACAGTATCCCTGAACCGTTGGCGACTTTAGATTTAGGTAAGACTTACATATTCGATCTTAAGAACGTCACTCAGTATCATCACCCGATTCATATTCACGGTCATACATTCACTGTATTGGAACTTGATGGTAAAAAAATTGAAGAACCTTTCCATACCGATACAGTGCTACTTGGAAGAAACGGCCGAGCTAAAGCGGCATTTGTTGCAGACAACCCAGGACGTTGGATGTATCACTGTCATGTTATAGAACACATGAAAACGGGTTTAATGGGATATATCGAAGTTAAGTGA
- the crcB gene encoding fluoride efflux transporter CrcB yields MGQLSILGFIAIGGAFGACSRYLISELCVVMLGRGFPYGTLTVNVIGSLIMGLLIAAFENEMVATEPWRQIIGLGFLGALTTFSTFSMDNVLLMQQGAFFKMGLNVLLNVVLSISAAWIGFQLLIKS; encoded by the coding sequence ATGGGTCAGTTATCTATTTTAGGTTTTATTGCCATTGGTGGCGCATTTGGTGCTTGTTCGCGCTATTTGATTTCAGAGTTATGTGTAGTGATGCTAGGGCGTGGCTTTCCTTATGGTACGCTGACTGTTAACGTGATTGGCTCTTTAATTATGGGATTACTCATCGCAGCGTTTGAGAATGAGATGGTTGCGACAGAACCATGGAGACAGATCATCGGTCTTGGTTTCCTTGGAGCATTGACTACATTTTCTACATTTTCGATGGATAACGTGCTTCTTATGCAGCAGGGTGCTTTCTTTAAGATGGGACTCAATGTGCTACTCAACGTGGTTCTCAGCATCTCTGCAGCATGGATCGGTTTCCAACTTCTGATAAAGTCTTAA
- the thiC gene encoding phosphomethylpyrimidine synthase ThiC: protein MSSRKQARLEAKNFIDSLSVQPYPNSKKAYIQGSREDIQVPVREISLADSLVGGTKKEPVFEPNVPIQVYDTSGVYTDPTHQIDLYSGLPKLREQWIDERGDTELLDDVSSVYTKERLEDETLDDLRYGNLPRIRRATGGQCVTQLHYARQGIITPEMEYIAIRENMGRQKFADEQLNHQHPGHNFGANLPKEITPEFVRKEVAEGRAIIPSNINHPESEPMIIGRNFLVKVNANIGNSSVSSSIEEEVEKLVWSTRWGGDTVMDLSTGRNIHETREWILRNSPVPIGTVPMYQALEKVNGVAEDLNWEVMRDTLIEQAEQGVDYFTIHAGLLLRYVPMTAKRVTGIVSRGGSIIAKWCLAHHQESFLYTHFREICEICAKYDVALSLGDGLRPGSIADANDEAQFSELRTLGELTKVAWEYDVQVIIEGPGHVPMHLIKENMDEQLEHCHEAPFYTLGPLTTDIAPGYDHITSGIGAAMIGWYGCAMLCYVTPKEHLGLPNKEDVKTGLITYKLAAHAADLAKGHPGAQIRDNALSKARFEFRWEDQFNLALDPETARSFHDETLPQESGKVAHFCSMCGPKFCSMKISQEVREYAKDTEQVAADQAIEIKMLDNPLEGMRQKSQEFRDTGSELYHPAVGVKEAQLEE, encoded by the coding sequence ATGTCGAGTCGTAAACAAGCAAGACTGGAAGCGAAGAATTTCATTGATTCTTTATCCGTACAACCTTATCCAAATTCAAAAAAAGCTTATATCCAAGGATCTCGCGAGGACATTCAAGTCCCTGTACGAGAAATATCACTCGCTGATAGCCTTGTTGGTGGTACCAAAAAAGAGCCTGTATTCGAACCTAATGTACCCATTCAAGTTTACGATACCTCAGGTGTTTACACTGACCCTACACATCAAATAGACCTGTATAGCGGCCTTCCTAAGTTGCGTGAGCAATGGATTGATGAGCGTGGTGATACGGAACTGTTAGATGATGTAAGCTCTGTTTACACTAAAGAGCGTTTAGAAGATGAAACTCTAGACGACCTTCGTTACGGCAATCTACCTAGAATTCGTCGCGCGACTGGCGGTCAATGTGTTACTCAGCTGCATTATGCTCGTCAGGGGATTATCACTCCTGAGATGGAGTACATTGCGATACGTGAGAACATGGGACGCCAGAAGTTTGCTGATGAGCAGCTGAACCATCAACACCCTGGCCATAACTTTGGCGCCAACCTACCTAAAGAAATTACCCCTGAGTTCGTACGTAAAGAGGTTGCTGAAGGCCGAGCTATTATTCCTTCAAACATCAACCATCCAGAATCAGAACCGATGATTATCGGCCGAAACTTCTTAGTGAAGGTGAACGCCAATATCGGTAACTCTTCAGTAAGCTCTTCGATTGAAGAAGAAGTTGAGAAATTAGTATGGTCAACTCGTTGGGGTGGCGATACCGTGATGGACCTTTCCACCGGCCGCAATATCCACGAGACTCGCGAATGGATCTTGCGTAATAGTCCGGTGCCAATTGGTACGGTTCCTATGTATCAAGCGCTTGAAAAAGTGAACGGCGTTGCGGAAGACCTTAACTGGGAAGTAATGCGTGATACTTTGATCGAGCAAGCAGAGCAGGGTGTTGATTACTTCACTATCCACGCAGGCTTACTGCTTCGTTACGTACCAATGACCGCTAAGCGTGTGACTGGTATTGTCTCTCGTGGCGGCTCCATCATTGCGAAGTGGTGCCTTGCTCATCACCAAGAAAGTTTCCTTTATACCCACTTCCGTGAGATCTGTGAGATCTGTGCGAAGTACGATGTAGCTCTGTCATTGGGTGATGGTCTACGCCCGGGTTCGATTGCTGATGCCAATGATGAGGCTCAATTCTCGGAGTTACGTACTCTAGGTGAGTTAACTAAGGTTGCTTGGGAATACGACGTGCAGGTGATCATTGAAGGCCCTGGACATGTGCCAATGCACTTAATTAAAGAGAATATGGACGAGCAGTTAGAGCACTGCCATGAAGCACCTTTCTATACTTTAGGTCCATTGACTACTGATATTGCCCCTGGTTATGACCATATTACCTCTGGTATTGGCGCGGCCATGATTGGTTGGTACGGCTGTGCAATGCTCTGTTATGTCACACCTAAAGAGCACCTAGGCTTACCAAATAAAGAAGATGTGAAGACTGGCCTGATTACATACAAGCTAGCAGCACACGCAGCGGATCTTGCTAAAGGACACCCGGGCGCACAAATTCGAGATAATGCACTCTCAAAGGCACGTTTTGAATTCCGTTGGGAAGACCAATTCAATCTAGCTTTAGATCCTGAAACCGCGCGTTCATTCCATGATGAAACTCTGCCACAAGAATCCGGTAAGGTTGCTCACTTCTGCTCAATGTGTGGACCTAAATTCTGCTCGATGAAGATCTCTCAGGAAGTCCGAGAGTATGCGAAAGATACCGAACAAGTGGCTGCTGATCAGGCTATTGAAATTAAGATGTTGGATAACCCGTTGGAAGGGATGCGTCAGAAATCACAAGAGTTCCGTGATACTGGCTCTGAACTTTACCACCCAGCTGTGGGCGTAAAAGAAGCTCAATTAGAGGAATAA